The following is a genomic window from Dermatophilaceae bacterium Soc4.6.
CGACGATGTGGCCCAGGGCGGTGGCGGTCTCGGCGTAGCCGAGGACCACGAACCGGCCCCGGTCGGGCCGGCCCTCCAGCCGCGTCAGCCTGTGTGCCTCGAGCGCCTGCGCCACCAGCGCGCCGAGGCGGCGACCGCCGTCGTGCACGACGTCGGGGTCGGTGGGCACGTGCTTGCCGAGCACTCGTGAGACGAGCAGGTGGGCCCGACGGGGGTTGCGTCGCACGGCCAGCCCGACGAGCGAGGTGAGCGGCGCGCCGTCCGCGCTCGACCCGCTGTGCAGGTGCACGTCGAGGACACGCTCGACCCATTCACCGGGCCACACCTGCGTACTGGCGGGGGAGTCGGTCAGGGGCACGAGGCCGTCAGAGGTGCGCGGCGATGGCCGGCAACAGGTCCTTGAAGGTGCGACCCGTGGCCGGGGCACCGATCGCGGTCATGGCCCAGCCGCCGCCCTCACGGGTCAGCTTGGCCATGATCTGCGCGTTGTGGGTGCCCGAGCCGGTGAGCTCGTACCGCGCGGTCTCGGTGTCGGTGCTCTCGTCGACCACCCGACAGAACGCGTTCTCGATCTGCGAGAAGTCCTGTCCGGTAAAGGAGTTGACGGTGAAGACAAGCGTCTGCACCGTCGTCGGCACCCGGGTGAGGTCGACCTTGACCGACTCGTCGTCGCCGTCGCCGTCACCGGTGAGGTTGTCACCGGTGTGCTGGATCGACCCGTCCTTGCTCGTCAGCTGGCCGAACCACACCTGGTCGACGAGACCACCATTGCCGTCGAAGAGCAGGCACGAGGCATCGAGGTCGATGGTCTGCGACTTGCGGCCCCCGAAGAGGCCCCTCTTCTTGACGGCGTCCCAGCCCAGGCCCATCTTCACCCGGGTCAGCGACTCGCCCTGGCCCTTGGTCAACGAGACGCGCTGTCCCTTGCTCAGGTTCACGGTCATGGTGCTCTCCTCGTGGAGTCGGTGTGGTGCGGCGTATCAGTCGGTTCACTCGACCCTATGCTGCGGGGCAACGAGAGGAGGGAACACGGCCCATCCCCCGCCCGTTGGCGGGAGGCACACCCGTGCGCGTCGAGAGTCACCGGGGAAGAGGTCCCGTCATGCAGATCGTGGGGCACCGCTCCCAGCGCCATTTCGCTCACCTGCCGCAAGGGGTCAGGGAGGGGATCTTCGCCCATGCACCCGAGCCGTTCGACGTCTCGAGCCCGCTCGGCGACGTCGGC
Proteins encoded in this region:
- a CDS encoding TerD family protein, which gives rise to MTVNLSKGQRVSLTKGQGESLTRVKMGLGWDAVKKRGLFGGRKSQTIDLDASCLLFDGNGGLVDQVWFGQLTSKDGSIQHTGDNLTGDGDGDDESVKVDLTRVPTTVQTLVFTVNSFTGQDFSQIENAFCRVVDESTDTETARYELTGSGTHNAQIMAKLTREGGGWAMTAIGAPATGRTFKDLLPAIAAHL